Proteins found in one Elephas maximus indicus isolate mEleMax1 chromosome 11, mEleMax1 primary haplotype, whole genome shotgun sequence genomic segment:
- the LOC126086065 gene encoding zinc finger protein 577-like isoform X1 gives MTKAQGSLSFEDVAVGFTWEEWQLLDPSQKDLYKDVMLENYNNLVSVGYLATKPNSIFKLEQGEPPWILEGAIHSRTSLEEIWAIDHMQCHSENQNENKSLERCQQSYALANNSNLSKILVPLTQRGSMVDSHYKSLKPPLSFVVQNRRLTGKESDEFSGYGKLSVHVKHDKTFCGIKYHGCGEPSNIKSQPNDHHKTYVGEKLHECSECGKTFPRKSQLMVHQRTHTGGKLYMCSECGKAFTWKSRLKRHQQSHTGEKLYGCNKCGKAFSQKAYLIAHQRLHTGEKPYECSECRRTFFFKSDLTKHQRIHTGERPYECSDCEKAFRSKSKLIQHQRTHNRERLNGCSECGKTFAHVSVLVKHKETHTREKAIKSLKMGKPPSGSPFYMSELIQEQNPMNTMPVEMSSPGTEPLNCREPIGGRNVVTVEQSFPRSQASVDNWETSKGVNVVNAVTVTAPSVINYVLYVADVV, from the exons atgacCAAAGCCCAG GGATCCTTATCATTTGAGGATGTGGCTGTGGGCTTCACCTGGGAGGAGTGGCAGTTATTGGACCCCTCTCAGAAGGACCTGTACAAGGACGTGATGTTGGAGAACTACAACAACCTGGTGTCAGTAG GGTACCTAGCTACCAAACCAAATTCAATCTTCAAGTTGGAGCAAGGAGAACCACCGTGGATACTGGAGGGAGCAATCCACAGTCGGACCAGTCTAG AAGAAATTTGGGCGATTGACCACATGCAGTGTCACTCAGAAAACCAAAACGAGAATAAAAGTTTGGAAAGATGTCAGCAAAGTTATGCACTTGCAAATAATTCCAATTTAAGCAAAATTCTTGTTCCTTTAACACAAAGAGGCAGTATGGTTGACTCGCATTATAAAAGTTTGAAGCCTCCTTTAAGTTTTGTTGTCCAGAATAGAAGATTAACAGGAAAGGAATCTGATGAGTTTAGTGGTTACGGGAAATTATCTGTCCACGTGAAGCATGATAAAACTTTTTGTGGAATTAAATACCATGGATGTGGTGAACCCAGTAACATCAAGTCACAGCCCAATGACCATCATAAAACGTATGTAGGAGAGAAATTGCACGAATGTAGTGAATGTGGGAAGACTTTCCCCAGAAAGTCACAGCTCATGGTACATCAGAGAACTCATACGGGAGGGAAACTGTATATGTGcagtgaatgtggaaaagccttcactTGGAAGAGTCGGCTCAAGAGACATCAGCAgtctcatactggagagaaactctATGGATGCAAtaagtgtgggaaagccttttcCCAGAAGGCATACCTCATCGCGCATCAGAGACTCCACAcaggagagaagccttatgaatgcaGTGAGTGTAGAAGAACCTTCTTTTTTAAGTCAGACCTGACCAAGCATCAAAGAATTCACACAGGAGAGAGACCTTATGAATGTAGTGATTGTGAAAAAGCCTTTAGAAGCAAGTCTAAACTCATTCAACATCAGCGAACTCATAACAGGGAGAGACTGAATGGATGTAGTGAATGCGGCAAAACTTTTGCCCATGTGTCAGTCCTCGTTAAACATAAGGAAACACATACAAGGGAGAAAGCGATAAAATCACTGAAGATGGGAAAGCCTCCCTCAGGGAGTCCTTTCTACATGAGTGAACTCATACAGGAACAGAACCCTATGAATACCATGCCTGTGGAAatgtcttctccaggaactgagccCTTAAATTGCAGAGAGCCCATAGGGGGTAGAAATGTAGTGACTGTGGAACAGTCTTTTCCAAGAAGTCAGGCCTCAGTAGATAATTGGGAAACATCAAAGGGAGTAAACGTTGTAAATGCAGTGACTGTGACAGCACCTTCAGTAATAAATTATGTTTTATATGTTGCAGATGTTGTGTAG
- the LOC126086065 gene encoding zinc finger protein 577-like isoform X2: MTKAQGSLSFEDVAVGFTWEEWQLLDPSQKDLYKDVMLENYNNLVSVGYLATKPNSIFKLEQGEPPWILEGAIHSRTSLEIWAIDHMQCHSENQNENKSLERCQQSYALANNSNLSKILVPLTQRGSMVDSHYKSLKPPLSFVVQNRRLTGKESDEFSGYGKLSVHVKHDKTFCGIKYHGCGEPSNIKSQPNDHHKTYVGEKLHECSECGKTFPRKSQLMVHQRTHTGGKLYMCSECGKAFTWKSRLKRHQQSHTGEKLYGCNKCGKAFSQKAYLIAHQRLHTGEKPYECSECRRTFFFKSDLTKHQRIHTGERPYECSDCEKAFRSKSKLIQHQRTHNRERLNGCSECGKTFAHVSVLVKHKETHTREKAIKSLKMGKPPSGSPFYMSELIQEQNPMNTMPVEMSSPGTEPLNCREPIGGRNVVTVEQSFPRSQASVDNWETSKGVNVVNAVTVTAPSVINYVLYVADVV, encoded by the exons atgacCAAAGCCCAG GGATCCTTATCATTTGAGGATGTGGCTGTGGGCTTCACCTGGGAGGAGTGGCAGTTATTGGACCCCTCTCAGAAGGACCTGTACAAGGACGTGATGTTGGAGAACTACAACAACCTGGTGTCAGTAG GGTACCTAGCTACCAAACCAAATTCAATCTTCAAGTTGGAGCAAGGAGAACCACCGTGGATACTGGAGGGAGCAATCCACAGTCGGACCAGTCTAG AAATTTGGGCGATTGACCACATGCAGTGTCACTCAGAAAACCAAAACGAGAATAAAAGTTTGGAAAGATGTCAGCAAAGTTATGCACTTGCAAATAATTCCAATTTAAGCAAAATTCTTGTTCCTTTAACACAAAGAGGCAGTATGGTTGACTCGCATTATAAAAGTTTGAAGCCTCCTTTAAGTTTTGTTGTCCAGAATAGAAGATTAACAGGAAAGGAATCTGATGAGTTTAGTGGTTACGGGAAATTATCTGTCCACGTGAAGCATGATAAAACTTTTTGTGGAATTAAATACCATGGATGTGGTGAACCCAGTAACATCAAGTCACAGCCCAATGACCATCATAAAACGTATGTAGGAGAGAAATTGCACGAATGTAGTGAATGTGGGAAGACTTTCCCCAGAAAGTCACAGCTCATGGTACATCAGAGAACTCATACGGGAGGGAAACTGTATATGTGcagtgaatgtggaaaagccttcactTGGAAGAGTCGGCTCAAGAGACATCAGCAgtctcatactggagagaaactctATGGATGCAAtaagtgtgggaaagccttttcCCAGAAGGCATACCTCATCGCGCATCAGAGACTCCACAcaggagagaagccttatgaatgcaGTGAGTGTAGAAGAACCTTCTTTTTTAAGTCAGACCTGACCAAGCATCAAAGAATTCACACAGGAGAGAGACCTTATGAATGTAGTGATTGTGAAAAAGCCTTTAGAAGCAAGTCTAAACTCATTCAACATCAGCGAACTCATAACAGGGAGAGACTGAATGGATGTAGTGAATGCGGCAAAACTTTTGCCCATGTGTCAGTCCTCGTTAAACATAAGGAAACACATACAAGGGAGAAAGCGATAAAATCACTGAAGATGGGAAAGCCTCCCTCAGGGAGTCCTTTCTACATGAGTGAACTCATACAGGAACAGAACCCTATGAATACCATGCCTGTGGAAatgtcttctccaggaactgagccCTTAAATTGCAGAGAGCCCATAGGGGGTAGAAATGTAGTGACTGTGGAACAGTCTTTTCCAAGAAGTCAGGCCTCAGTAGATAATTGGGAAACATCAAAGGGAGTAAACGTTGTAAATGCAGTGACTGTGACAGCACCTTCAGTAATAAATTATGTTTTATATGTTGCAGATGTTGTGTAG
- the LOC126086227 gene encoding zinc finger protein 84-like, which yields MLAHIQKSELTDYQTTLLGKKLYGRNECAVNACKSLTAMPQRTRAGKKPHESCDRRRAYSSKLQIITHQRTHTGERPYGCSQCQKAFITKSALIYHQKTRHREGKSYGCSKCEKAFPWKSKLMLHQRTHSGERPFRCRVCDKAFMVRTHLTAHQRTHTGEKPYECLGCEKAFSKKAQLMIHQRIHTGERPYGCSECQQAFIEKSDLTNHKKTHHSVGNPHRCGECGKVFPWKSKLLVHQRAHSGERPYKCSECDKAFTSKAHLIVHERIHTGEKPYECSNCKKGFSTKAHLIIHQRTHTGERPYGCNECQQTFIQKSGLTNHLQTCHARVKSYGCSECGKVLSCKSTLIIHQRTHTGEKPFKCSACDRAFTAKSYLTVHQRIHTGEKPYKCCDCKKAFTTLSTLIGHRRTHTGERPYGCNECQKAFFRRSALINHQQTQHTGGKPCVQ from the coding sequence ATGCTGGCCCACATCCAGAAATCAGAACTCACTGATTATCAAACAACTCTGTTAGGAAAGAAATTGTATGGACGTAATGAATGTGCAGTGAACGCTTGTAAGTCACTAACAGCGATGCCTCAGAGAACTCGTGCAGGAAAGAAACCCCATGAAAGCTGTGATCGTAGGAGAGCCTATTCCAGTAAGTTGCAGATTATTACTCATCAGCGAACTCATACAGGAGAGAGACCGTATGGATGCAGTCAGTGTCAAAAAGCCTTCATTACAAAGTCAGCActcatttatcatcaaaaaactCGTCACAGAGAAGGGAAATCCTATGGCTGCAGTAAATgtgagaaagctttcccttggaaGTCAAAACTTATGTTACATCAGAGAACTCATTCAGGAGAGAGACCTTTCAGATGCAGAGTATGTGATAAAGCCTTCATGGTTAGGACACATCTCACTGCCCATCAGAGAactcacacaggagagaaaccatATGAATGCCTGGGTTGTGAGAAAGCCTTCTCAAAAAAGGCGCAGCTCATGATTCATCAGCGAATTCACACAGGAGAGAGACCCTATGGATGCAGTGAATGTCAACAAGCTTTCATCGAGAAGTCGGACCTCACTAATCATAAGAAAACTCATCATTCAGTAGGGAATCCCCATAGATGCGGTGAATGTGGCAAAGTTTTCCCCTGGAAGTCAAAACTTCTTGTACACCAGAGAGCTCATTCTGGAGAGAGACCTTACAAATGCAGTGAATGTGATAAAGCCTTCACATCAAAGGCACATCTCATTGTACACGAGAGAAttcatacaggagagaaaccatATGAATGCTCTAATTGCAAAAAAGGCTTCTCCACTAAAGCACACCTCATTATTCATCAGCGAACTCACACGGGAGAGAGGCCCTATGGATGCAATGAATGTCAGCAAACTTTCATCCAGAAGTCAGGTCTCACTAACCATCTGCAAACTTGTCATGCAAGGGTGAAATCTTATGGTTGCAGTGAATGTGGGAAGGTTTTGTCCTGTAAGTCAACTCTCATTATACATCAGAGAACTCACACAGGTGAGAAACCCTTCAAATGCAGTGCGTGTGATAGAGCCTTTACAGCTAAATCCTATCTCACTgtacatcagagaattcatacagGAGAGAAGCCATATAAATGCTGTGATTGTAAGAAAGCTTTCACTACTTTGTCAACTCTCATTGGTCACCGGAGAACTCACACAGGAGAGAGGCCCTATGGATGCAACGAATGTCAAAAAGCCTTCTTTCGGAGGTCAGCTCTTATTAATCATCAGCAAACTCAACATACTGGAGGAAAACCCTGTGTGCAATGA